One window of the Micropterus dolomieu isolate WLL.071019.BEF.003 ecotype Adirondacks linkage group LG08, ASM2129224v1, whole genome shotgun sequence genome contains the following:
- the LOC123975219 gene encoding probable E3 ubiquitin-protein ligase DTX3 — MENTPNSHSGDFRKSTEDCAICLDKIQEKKTLKCLHSFCSECIDSVFKFKPACPICNTYHGQHTGNQPEGTMTVTRSWQRLPGFEHCGSIVIQYTFPAGIQGPEHPNPGVRYSSTSRVAFLPACEEGEKVLKLLRKAFDRRLTFTIGRSVTTGLNNVITWNDIHHKTNIQGGPQCFGYPDPEYLFRVQEELRRNGVTEDD; from the exons ATGGAAAACACACCAAACAGTCACTCCGGTGACTTCCGTAAAAGTACGGAAGACTGCGCTATTTGCTTGGACAAAATTCAGGAGAAGAAGACATTAAAGTGCTTGCACTCTTTTTGCTCTGAGTGTATCGACTCGGTTTTCAAGTTTAAGCCGGCTTGTCCGATATGCAACACCTACCACGGACAACACACGGGGAACCAGCCGGAGGGCACGATGACGGTGACGCGGAGCTGGCAGCGGCTGCCAGGCTTTGAGCACTGCGGGTCTATTGTGATACAGTACACATTCCCAGCGGGGATACAAGGG CCTGAGCACCCAAACCCCGGAGTGAGGTACAGCAGCACCTCTCGTGTTGCATTCCTGCCAGCCTGCGAGGAGGGTGAGAAAGTCCTGAAGCTGCTGAGGAAGGCCTTCGACAGGAGACTCACCTTCACCATCGGACGATCTGTCACCACAGGCCTCAACAATGTCATCACCTGGAACGACATCCATCACAAGACCAACATACAAGGTGGACCACAATG TTTTGGATATCCAGATCCAGAATATTTGTTCAGGGTTCAAGAGGAGCTTCGTCGTAATGGAGTGACAGAGGATGACTGA